The Euphorbia lathyris chromosome 8, ddEupLath1.1, whole genome shotgun sequence genome has a window encoding:
- the LOC136203402 gene encoding putative lactoylglutathione lyase translates to MQSILTLPSSSASSLTVSTRKRKAPLHSHSLSLSSSLNENNNNVSTYTHCPSRRLALFALGAAIPESHLLGVRASNLLGMEKHAMEDTTFPKMVPPSTAVAEQNALDWVNTDKRRMLHVVYSVGDLEKTIKFYTECLGMKLLRKRDIPEERYSNAFLGYGPEESNFTVELTYNYGVDKYKIGTGFGHFGVVVEDCVKTINLVKAKGGRVATEPGIVKEGNAITAFVEDPNGYKFELLERGPTPEPLCQVMLRVGDLDRSISFYKKALGMQLLRKKDNPESECTVAIMGYGPEDKNTVLELTYNYGIKDYDKGNGYTQIAIGTDDVYKSAEVIKLRGGKIIREPGPLPGINTKIAVFLDPDGWKSVLVDNVDFLRELE, encoded by the exons ATGCAGAGTATTCTTACTCTGCCATCTTCATCTGCTTCTTCTCTCACTGTCTCAACCAGAAAGCGCAAAGCTCCTCTTCACTCGCATTCATTGAGTCTTTCTTCTTCGCTCAATGAAAATAATAACAATGTATCCACTTACACTCACTGTCCTTCTCGAAGGCTCGCTCTCTTTGCACTTGGTGCTG CTATCCCCgagtcccatttgttaggtgTAAGAGCATCTAATTTGTTAGGAATGGAAAAACATGCTATGGAGGATACCACATTTCCGAAAATGGTACCACCGAGTACTGCAGTTGCTGAGCAAAATGCATTAGATTGGGTTAACACTGACAAAAGAAGAATGCTCCATGTTGTTTATTCTGTTGGAGATTTGGAGAAAACAATAAA ATTTTATACTGAATGTTTGGGAATGAAGTTGTTAAGAAAACGTGATATACCAGAAGAGAGATATAGTAATGCTTTTCTCGGCTATGGACCTGAAGAATCTAATTTTACTGTTGAACTTACTTACA ATTATGGAGTAGATAAGTACAAAATTGGAACTGGTTTTGGCCATTTTGGCGTTGTAGTGGAGGAT TGTGTCAAAACAATAAATCTTGTAAAGGCAAAGGGGGGCAGAGTTGCAACAGAACCAGGTATTGTCAAAGAAGGAAATGCAATAACTGCTTTTGTTGAAGATCCAAATGGCTATAAGTTTGAGCTTTTGGAGAGAGGGCCAACACCTGAGCCGCTATGCCAAGTGATGCTTAGAGTAGGCGATCTTGATCGATCCATTAGCTTTTACAAGAAG GCCCTCGGTATGCAGCTTCTCCGCAAAAAAGATAACCCAGAATCTGAG TGTACTGTAGCCATAATGGGTTATGGTCCAGAAGATAAAAATACAGTGCTGGAATTGACATATAATTATGGTATCAAAGATTATGACAAAGGAAATGGTTATACACAG ATTGCAATCGGTACAGATGATGTGTATAAGAGCGCAGAAGTGATAAAACTACGTGGAGGAAAAATTATTCGTGAACCTGGCCCTCTACCAGGGATCAATACCAAGATTGCAGTATTCTTGGACCCCGATGGTTGGAAATCA GTCCTTGTTGATAATGTTGATTTTCTCAGGGAGCTGGAATGA
- the LOC136203401 gene encoding VAN3-binding protein, which produces MFFLMGLCDCNSGTTTSSSSSSSSSQKLQHIDENGPALWQPVSCDAPETPTESMEFLARSWSLSAMELSKALTNTHAPALNLHNLSLFSAEAQRQPPTSIASKESLPTGDGTSPPISPRDSEEMKELFLLHQVLNPDFLSSQQLLKTGLYKSIMKGRTMGRWLKDQKERKKQEIRTHNAQLHAAVSVAGVAAAVAALAASNAMSAETSENCRKPSSKTPAAMASAAALVASHCIEIAEEMGAEHDQILTVVNSAVNARTSGDIMTLTAGAATALRGANTLRARLQKGHGTTAFAMVEEKSEEGKESNILAALNFVTRGGELLKRTRKGALHWKHVSFNINSNWQVVAKMKSKHMAGTFTKKKKCVVSGVYDDIPGWPGRETEYCKEQRAYFGIKTAERVIEFECKSTGDKQMWTEGIQHILNCRANLRSDTTSEI; this is translated from the exons ATGTTCTTTTTAATGGGTTTGTGTGATTGTAATTCAGGCACCAccaccagcagcagcagcagcagtagCTCATCACAGAAGCTTCAACACATAGATGAAAATGGTCCTGCTCTTTGGCAACCAGTCTCTTGTGATGCTCCTGAAACTCCTACTGAATCCATGGAGTTTCTTGCTAGATCCTGGAGCCTTTCCGCTATGGAGCTCTCTAAAGCTCTTACCAACACTCATGCACCTGCACTCAATCTTCACAACCTCTCTTTGTTTTCTGCTGAAGCTCAAAGGCAACCACCAACTTCTATAGCTTCCAAAGAATCT CTGCCCACTGGGGATGGAACCAGCCCTCCGATATCACCAAGAGATAGTGAAGAAATGAAG GAATTGTTTTTGCTTCATCAAGTACTCAATCCAGACTTCCTTTCTAGTCAACAATTGCTAAAAACAGGG CTATACAAGAGCATAATGAAAGGAAGAACAATGGGAAGATGGTTGAAGGATCAAAAGGAGAGGAAGAAGCAGGAGATCAGAACTCATAATGCTCAACTGCATGCAGCTGTATCAGTAGCAGGTGTTGCTGCTGCCGTTGCAGCCCTAGCTGCCTCAAATGCAATGTCAGCAGAAACGTCAGAAAACTGCCGGAAACCATCTTCTAAAACACCGGCTGCAATGGCTTCAGCAGCAGCTTTGGTAGCATCTCACTGCATTGAGATTGCCGAGGAAATGGGAGCTGAACATGATCAAATATTAACTGTTGTCAACTCTGCAGTTAATGCGAGGACTAGCGGAGATATCATGACACTAACAGCTGGAGCAGCTACAG CATTACGGGGAGCTAACACTTTGAGAGCAAGGCTGCAAAAGGGACATGGAACAACAGCATTTGCTATGGTGGAAGAAAAGAGTGAAGAAGGCAAAGAATCAAACATTTTAGCAGCTTTGAACTTTGTGACTAGAGGGGGAGAACTTCTCAAGCGTACAAGGAAAG GAGCTCTTCACTGGAAGCACGTTTCTTTTAACATCAATTCAAATTGGCAG GTGGTAGCTAAGATGAAAAGCAAGCACATGGCAGGAACATTtacaaaaaagaagaaat GTGTAGTTTCTGGAGTATATGATGACATCCCAGGATGGCCTGGAAGGGAGACAGAATACTGCAAAGAGCAAAGAGCTTACTTTGGGATAAAAACAGCTGAAAGAGTAATAGAGTTTGAATGCAAAAGTACAGGTGACAAACAGATGTGGACCGAGGGGATTCAGCATATTTTGAACTGCCGTGCCAACTTAAGATCCGACACAACTTCTGAAATCTGA
- the LOC136203679 gene encoding GTP-binding protein At2g22870: protein MVLTLLPRLHLSIFLRPPPSNFTYFTFNLFPRYKFSAILKPNSTLSTTEPIPISLINPREFLPPEEDPQIQISIDKLFVPPDTHVSLDDAALSTRILKGSNIVLSKYATDAQILQAEFVKSSVTTEDCPADPLPEFALVGRSNVGKSSLLNSLVRRKRLALTSKKPGKTQCINHFRINDSWYLVDLPGYGYASAPKELRTDWNKFTKDYFLNRQALVSVFLLVDASIPAKKIDLEYASWLGQNQIPMTLIFTKCDKRKKKKNGGKRPEENVKEFEELISGFFKTVPPWIMTSSVTNQGRDEILLHIAQLRNYWLKH from the exons ATGGTTCTTACTCTTCTTCCTCGACTCCACCTTTCCATTTTCCTCCGCCCTCCGCCTTCTAACTTCACTTATTTCACCTTCAACCTCTTCCCCAGATACAAATTTTCTGCCATCCTTAAACCCAATTCCACTCTCTCAACCACCGAGCCTATTCCCATTTCCCTAATTAACCCCCGTGAATTCTTACCACCCGAAGAAGATCCCCAAATCCAAATTTCAATTGACAAGCTCTTTGTTCCGCCGGACACTCACGTTTCTCTCGATGATGCTGCTCTTAGCACCAGAATTTTGAAAGGCTCCAACATTGTTTTGAGCAAGTATGCAACAGATGCTCAGATTCTGCAGGCTGAATTTGTTAAGAGCAGTGTCACAACTGAGGATTGCCCTGCTGATCCTTTGCCTGAGTTTGCTCTTGTTGGCAGGTCTAATGTCGGCAAATCTTCACTTCTCAATTCTCTTGTCAGAAGAAAGCGACTTGCTCTTACCTCTAAAAAACCTG GGAAAACGCAGTGCATTAACCATTTTCGGATCAATGATAGCTGGTATTTGGTGGATTTGCCTGGATATGG GTATGCATCTGCACCCAAAGAACTCCGGACAGATTGGAACAAGTTCACCAAAGACTATTTTCTCAACCGTCAAGCTTTGGTCTCTGTTTTCCTTCTCGTAGATGCTAGTATCCCTGCAAAGAAAATTGATCTCGAGTATGCTAGTTGGCTGGGTCAAAACCAG ATACCGATGACATTGATATTCACAAAATGTGACAagcgaaagaagaaaaagaatggAGGGAAAAGGCCGGAAGAGAATGTGAAGGAGTTCGAGGAGTTGATAAGTGGTTTCTTCAAGACAGTTCCGCCTTGGATTATGACTAGCAGTGTTACGAATCAAGGTCGGGATGAAATACTACTACACATTGCTCAACTGCGGAATTATTGGCTCAAACACTGA